The following coding sequences are from one Ramlibacter henchirensis window:
- a CDS encoding DUF6766 family protein: protein MKMSVWKKYGFGWITVALFLFSLVGHWLFGWVEFVQEQQAHNQPPEFMQYFVQMSRDTLENWQSEFLQLLWQVMGLTYFLYLGSPQSKEEDDRFEDKLDAILKRLDPQGADALIQQLDQKYPGRYVGPRLE from the coding sequence ATGAAGATGAGCGTGTGGAAGAAATACGGCTTCGGCTGGATCACCGTCGCGCTGTTCCTGTTCAGCCTGGTCGGCCATTGGCTGTTCGGCTGGGTCGAGTTCGTCCAGGAGCAGCAGGCCCACAACCAGCCGCCGGAGTTCATGCAGTACTTCGTGCAAATGTCGCGCGACACGCTGGAGAACTGGCAGTCCGAGTTCCTGCAGCTGTTGTGGCAGGTGATGGGACTGACGTACTTCCTCTACCTCGGCTCCCCGCAGTCCAAGGAAGAGGACGACCGCTTCGAGGACAAGCTCGATGCGATCCTCAAGCGCCTGGATCCGCAAGGCGCCGACGCGCTGATCCAGCAGCTCGACCAGAAGTACCCGGGCCGCTACGTCGGGCCGAGGCTGGAGTAG
- a CDS encoding sialidase family protein: MVAGQANLSPLAAQSFLSISRDGGQSWVENPGATAGIWIGADVSGDGTRIAAVQFQGGGLFMSVDNGTTFTPVALPATVSTAPPGPSFESVTLTQDGSRVVAAIRNGPVIVGDVGATGAVTWLTPTGLPTSAGWRSVDSSASGDVIVAVAEDPVVFVSRDGGLNWNPLAVIVGADPILDQNWYRVKVSADGLTIAMAGNLFGGNEGNGIYVSKDSGITFERAIDLVGDYTAIAMSADGGVIGATLSNPSGTGTGQVLLSTNGGTSFAPLPVNVGGTPAADTDWRAITMNADATRMAVAAGRFLTNGTGQIYLSTGTAPPPPTTTTPTSSTPTTTTTTLITPTSSTPSGTSTTSTLAQQ; the protein is encoded by the coding sequence ATGGTGGCTGGCCAAGCGAACCTCTCTCCACTCGCCGCCCAGAGCTTCCTCAGCATCTCCCGTGACGGCGGGCAGTCCTGGGTCGAGAACCCAGGGGCAACCGCGGGCATCTGGATCGGCGCCGATGTATCGGGTGATGGCACTCGCATTGCGGCAGTGCAGTTCCAGGGCGGCGGCCTGTTCATGTCCGTGGACAACGGCACGACGTTCACTCCGGTGGCGTTGCCCGCGACCGTTTCGACCGCGCCGCCGGGACCGTCATTCGAATCGGTGACGCTGACGCAGGACGGCAGCCGCGTTGTCGCTGCCATCCGCAATGGTCCCGTCATCGTGGGTGACGTGGGCGCGACCGGCGCCGTCACCTGGCTCACGCCCACGGGTCTGCCGACCAGCGCGGGCTGGCGCTCGGTCGACAGCTCGGCCAGCGGCGATGTGATCGTGGCGGTGGCAGAGGACCCGGTGGTCTTCGTCTCGCGCGACGGTGGCCTGAACTGGAACCCGTTGGCCGTGATCGTCGGCGCCGACCCCATCCTCGACCAGAACTGGTACCGCGTGAAGGTGTCCGCCGACGGGCTGACCATTGCCATGGCGGGCAACCTGTTCGGCGGCAATGAAGGGAACGGCATCTACGTTTCGAAGGACAGCGGGATCACCTTCGAGCGCGCGATCGACCTGGTGGGCGACTACACGGCCATCGCCATGTCCGCCGACGGCGGCGTGATTGGTGCCACCCTTTCCAACCCGAGCGGCACCGGGACGGGCCAAGTGCTGCTGTCGACCAACGGCGGCACGAGCTTCGCGCCTCTGCCGGTCAACGTGGGCGGCACGCCCGCTGCGGACACTGACTGGCGCGCGATCACGATGAATGCGGACGCAACTCGCATGGCGGTGGCGGCCGGGCGCTTCCTGACGAATGGCACGGGGCAGATCTACCTCTCGACGGGTACTGCGCCTCCTCCGCCGACTACGACGACCCCGACGAGCTCGACGCCCACAACGACCACGACGACGTTGATCACTCCGACGAGCTCGACGCCTTCAGGCACTTCGACGACCTCGACGCTGGCACAACAGTGA
- a CDS encoding SGNH/GDSL hydrolase family protein, which yields MNATAPGFMRRTFAAALAAIAVTAGVGCGGGGGDGGSPAPSPAPLAASGAPVSRLFVAGDSLADVGTFGLKATVQNAANPGQGYPVYPEILAGELGAGPQCNFFSSSNGLAFRTNEGCTNFAVGGASIVNPVTRGGGAVPLSLEHQLEKAVESNGGGWGAGDLFVVDAGGNDAAGLADAYLGARAGGAGRTTYLALLSQQLDASTIAQALAQSDGEAVAAGLYMQRLAQTYWTTVKANTLDKGAARVAVVNVPDITLTPRFRSIVAELAAVEGAPAATAFQTALRQWIAGFNAELARLAAGEPRVVVVPYFEDFTAHAANPAAFGLTNASDESCPPGDFPACTDAALDGSPRVAGLAPGWWKTWYYSDEFHPSPRGHELLAATVSRALVQAGWR from the coding sequence ATGAACGCCACGGCGCCGGGCTTCATGCGACGGACGTTCGCCGCGGCGCTGGCGGCGATCGCGGTGACGGCCGGTGTGGGCTGCGGAGGCGGCGGTGGCGATGGCGGCAGTCCGGCGCCCTCGCCGGCGCCGCTGGCGGCATCGGGCGCCCCTGTCTCGCGCCTGTTCGTGGCGGGCGACAGCCTCGCCGATGTCGGCACTTTCGGCCTGAAGGCGACGGTGCAGAACGCGGCCAACCCGGGCCAGGGTTATCCGGTCTACCCGGAGATCCTTGCCGGCGAACTGGGCGCCGGCCCCCAGTGCAACTTCTTTTCCAGCAGCAATGGCCTGGCGTTCAGGACCAACGAAGGCTGCACCAATTTCGCGGTGGGCGGCGCGAGCATCGTCAACCCGGTCACGAGGGGCGGCGGCGCAGTGCCGCTGTCGCTGGAGCACCAGCTCGAAAAGGCGGTGGAATCCAATGGCGGCGGTTGGGGAGCGGGCGACCTGTTCGTGGTGGACGCCGGCGGCAATGACGCAGCCGGCCTGGCGGATGCCTACCTCGGCGCTCGCGCCGGCGGCGCGGGGCGGACGACGTACCTGGCCCTGCTGTCGCAACAACTCGACGCCTCCACCATTGCGCAGGCGCTCGCGCAATCGGACGGCGAGGCGGTCGCCGCGGGCCTGTACATGCAGCGGCTGGCGCAGACCTACTGGACCACCGTGAAGGCCAACACGCTGGACAAGGGCGCTGCTCGCGTCGCTGTGGTCAACGTGCCCGACATCACGCTCACCCCTCGCTTCAGGAGCATCGTGGCCGAGCTCGCGGCCGTCGAAGGCGCGCCGGCGGCCACGGCCTTCCAGACGGCGCTGCGGCAATGGATCGCCGGCTTCAACGCCGAGCTCGCGAGGCTCGCGGCCGGCGAGCCGCGCGTCGTGGTGGTGCCGTACTTCGAGGACTTCACTGCGCATGCGGCCAATCCCGCCGCGTTCGGACTCACCAACGCCAGCGACGAATCCTGCCCGCCCGGCGACTTCCCCGCCTGCACGGATGCCGCCCTCGACGGCTCGCCGCGCGTCGCCGGGCTCGCGCCGGGCTGGTGGAAGACCTGGTACTACTCCGACGAGTTCCATCCTTCGCCGCGCGGCCATGAGCTGCTCGCCGCAACGGTGAGCCGCGCGCTCGTTCAGGCCGGCTGGCGCTAG
- a CDS encoding c-type cytochrome produces MRSSSKTLPLLAAAALTALFVPACGGGSGGDPAAGPSPSPAPSASAGPQDTSAAQAELVAQGRQIFRFDTFGDETRWTDTLRMHEVIEQAVSPKTALAVGLKVDAEAIPADVAAAIQAGQVDLDSPATTVALIKLNAVVGIKGEVETVNGVDRLKRVGITCALCHSTVDDSFAKGIGKRLDGWANRDLDPGAIIALSPSLDAARKAVYNSWGKGKYDPRFNVDGVSNPVVIPPAYGLQGINKVTFTGDGDEPAYWNRYVGVVQMGGHGSFSEPRLGVNITNGTDDLISSKLPALQAYQLSLAPPAAPVGSFDVSAAARGQTLFAGAAQCATCHSGALFTDANSRLHPPSASMAEPETPSYASRSATKQYRTTPLRGLWQHAPYFHDGSAATPEDVVDRYNQRLNLGLTPQDIQDVAQYLKSL; encoded by the coding sequence ATGCGAAGCTCAAGCAAGACCCTGCCGCTGCTGGCTGCGGCAGCGCTGACGGCGCTTTTCGTTCCCGCCTGCGGAGGTGGCTCCGGCGGCGACCCGGCCGCGGGGCCGTCGCCGTCACCCGCACCCTCGGCCTCGGCCGGGCCCCAGGACACCTCCGCCGCGCAGGCGGAGCTGGTGGCCCAGGGCCGCCAGATCTTCCGCTTCGACACCTTCGGCGACGAGACCCGATGGACCGATACGCTGCGCATGCATGAGGTGATCGAGCAGGCCGTGTCGCCGAAGACCGCGCTCGCGGTCGGGCTCAAGGTCGACGCCGAAGCGATTCCTGCCGACGTCGCGGCTGCCATCCAGGCGGGCCAGGTCGACCTCGACAGCCCGGCCACCACGGTGGCGCTGATCAAGCTGAATGCAGTGGTCGGCATCAAGGGCGAAGTGGAAACCGTCAACGGCGTCGACCGGCTCAAGCGCGTCGGCATCACCTGCGCCTTGTGCCACTCGACGGTGGACGACTCGTTCGCCAAGGGCATCGGCAAGCGCCTGGACGGCTGGGCGAACCGTGACCTCGACCCGGGCGCGATCATCGCGCTGTCGCCGTCGCTCGATGCGGCCAGGAAGGCCGTCTACAACTCCTGGGGCAAGGGGAAGTACGACCCGCGCTTCAACGTCGACGGCGTTAGCAATCCTGTCGTGATCCCGCCGGCCTACGGCCTGCAGGGCATCAACAAGGTGACGTTCACGGGCGACGGCGACGAGCCCGCCTACTGGAACCGCTACGTCGGCGTGGTGCAGATGGGGGGCCACGGAAGCTTCAGCGAGCCGCGCCTGGGCGTGAACATCACGAACGGAACCGACGACCTGATCTCGAGCAAGCTCCCGGCGCTGCAGGCCTACCAGCTGTCGCTGGCCCCGCCCGCGGCCCCGGTCGGATCGTTCGACGTGTCGGCCGCCGCCCGAGGGCAGACGCTGTTCGCGGGCGCGGCGCAATGCGCCACCTGCCACAGCGGCGCGCTGTTCACCGACGCGAATTCGCGCCTGCATCCGCCTTCCGCTTCGATGGCCGAACCCGAGACCCCGAGCTACGCCAGCCGCTCGGCAACCAAGCAGTACCGCACCACGCCCCTGCGCGGCCTGTGGCAGCACGCGCCCTACTTCCACGACGGTTCCGCGGCCACGCCGGAGGATGTCGTCGACCGCTACAACCAGCGGCTGAACCTGGGCCTGACGCCCCAGGACATCCAGGACGTGGCCCAGTACCTCAAGTCGCTGTAA
- a CDS encoding c-type cytochrome — MRTLARPICLAGALALCGPLFAADPGLLARGEQVYGRCAACHSIEQHRTGPAHCGLFGRKAGTAPGFGDYSAAMKKSGIVWDPSSLARFLADPMATVPGTTMTYLGVPDPKDREALLAWLRQAAQPNKTCSLPR; from the coding sequence GTGCGCACGCTCGCCCGCCCGATCTGCCTGGCCGGCGCACTCGCCCTCTGCGGGCCGCTGTTCGCCGCCGACCCGGGCCTGCTGGCCCGCGGCGAACAGGTCTATGGCCGCTGCGCCGCCTGCCATTCGATCGAGCAGCACAGGACCGGCCCGGCGCACTGCGGCCTCTTCGGCCGCAAGGCGGGCACGGCGCCGGGATTCGGCGACTACTCCGCCGCGATGAAGAAGTCGGGCATCGTGTGGGATCCGTCGTCGCTGGCGCGCTTCCTCGCCGACCCGATGGCGACGGTGCCGGGCACCACGATGACCTACCTCGGCGTGCCCGATCCCAAGGACCGCGAGGCGCTGCTCGCGTGGCTGCGCCAGGCCGCGCAGCCGAACAAGACCTGCTCGCTGCCGCGCTGA
- a CDS encoding DUF4136 domain-containing protein: MNALRRRHLLALPLAGVLAGCASTPPPATVQVFTSQPQVAPGSTYRYERLPSQAARQGELEAAADALLARAGLRRDDASPRLAVQLAVSQETYAAGSGWGGSSVGIGLGSSGRHSGVGIGLGFPIGGFGAQSSQRVDVQMRDVATGQVVFQSQASGGASAASLLEAALRDFPNAAPGMRQVPLASY, encoded by the coding sequence ATGAACGCGTTGCGACGCCGCCATCTGCTTGCACTGCCGCTGGCCGGCGTGCTGGCCGGCTGCGCCAGCACGCCACCCCCGGCCACCGTGCAGGTCTTCACCAGCCAGCCGCAAGTGGCGCCCGGCTCGACGTACCGCTACGAGCGCCTGCCGTCGCAGGCGGCCCGGCAAGGCGAACTGGAGGCGGCCGCGGACGCGCTGCTCGCACGCGCGGGGCTGCGGCGCGACGACGCCTCGCCGCGCCTGGCCGTTCAGCTCGCGGTCAGCCAGGAAACCTACGCAGCCGGCTCCGGCTGGGGCGGGTCGTCCGTGGGCATCGGCCTCGGCAGCAGCGGCCGCCACAGCGGCGTCGGCATCGGGCTCGGTTTCCCGATCGGCGGATTCGGCGCGCAGTCATCGCAACGCGTCGACGTGCAGATGCGCGACGTGGCGACCGGCCAGGTGGTTTTCCAGTCGCAGGCCAGCGGCGGCGCGAGCGCGGCGTCGCTGCTGGAAGCGGCGCTGCGTGACTTCCCGAACGCGGCGCCCGGCATGCGGCAGGTTCCGCTGGCGAGCTACTGA
- a CDS encoding erythromycin esterase family protein, with product MRAGYGGSGRERSFGADGDRPMEEPTVMQGLRSEGTLIDALRPHLLPLSGGASDHDALLGMIGNARFALLGEASHGTAEFYRERIRITRRLITERGFTAVVVEADWPDAWRVNRYVRGRSDDPDAVSALSGFQRFPAWMWRNTEVRDFIEWLREFNRGRPLARQVGFYGMDLYSLYGSIQVVLQYLDRVDPDQARKARARYACFDHADQDSQSYGYGASHGLSPSCEDEAVQQLRDMNRLVATTPPGAGGADNDELFFAQQNARLVRNAEEYYRTMFRGRVSSWNLRDSHMLETVQALDRHLGATGAPSRMALWAHNSHLGDASATQMGELGEWNVGQLMRDRYAADAVLVGFSTHRGWVTAANDWDEPAQRKRVRDGLPGSWEDAFHCVGMDGFMLPLRGNEALRPVANKRRLQRAIGVIYRPETERQSHYFDTRLADQFDAMIHIDETHALEPLDPEGAWTGIEAPETFPSGV from the coding sequence ATGCGCGCGGGCTATGGTGGATCGGGCCGCGAGCGCTCGTTCGGCGCCGACGGCGACCGTCCCATGGAGGAACCCACGGTGATGCAAGGCCTGCGGTCCGAGGGCACGCTGATCGACGCGCTGCGCCCGCACCTGCTGCCGCTGTCCGGCGGCGCGAGCGACCATGACGCGCTGCTCGGGATGATCGGCAACGCACGCTTCGCTCTCCTGGGCGAGGCGTCGCACGGCACGGCCGAGTTCTATCGCGAGCGGATCCGAATCACGCGGCGGCTGATCACCGAACGGGGCTTCACCGCCGTGGTGGTGGAGGCCGACTGGCCGGACGCGTGGCGAGTCAACCGCTATGTGCGGGGGCGCTCCGACGATCCCGATGCCGTGTCGGCGCTCTCGGGCTTCCAGCGATTCCCCGCCTGGATGTGGCGCAACACCGAAGTGCGTGACTTCATCGAGTGGCTGCGCGAGTTCAACCGCGGCCGCCCTCTCGCGCGGCAGGTGGGCTTCTACGGCATGGACCTCTACAGCCTGTACGGGTCGATCCAGGTGGTGCTGCAGTACCTCGACCGCGTCGACCCCGACCAGGCGCGCAAGGCACGGGCGCGCTATGCATGCTTCGACCATGCGGACCAGGACAGCCAGTCCTACGGCTACGGCGCCAGCCATGGCCTGAGCCCCAGCTGCGAGGACGAGGCCGTCCAGCAGCTGCGCGACATGAACCGGCTGGTGGCGACCACGCCGCCCGGCGCAGGCGGCGCCGACAACGACGAGCTGTTCTTCGCCCAGCAGAACGCCCGGCTGGTGCGCAACGCGGAGGAGTACTACCGGACCATGTTCCGCGGCCGCGTGTCGTCCTGGAATCTGCGGGACAGCCACATGCTGGAGACGGTGCAGGCCCTCGACCGGCACCTGGGCGCGACCGGTGCGCCCTCGCGCATGGCCCTGTGGGCGCACAACTCGCACCTGGGCGACGCCAGTGCGACGCAGATGGGCGAGCTGGGCGAGTGGAACGTCGGCCAGCTGATGCGCGACCGCTATGCGGCCGACGCCGTGCTGGTGGGCTTCAGCACGCACAGGGGCTGGGTCACGGCGGCAAACGACTGGGACGAGCCGGCGCAGCGCAAGCGCGTTCGCGACGGTCTGCCCGGCAGCTGGGAAGACGCGTTCCACTGCGTCGGCATGGATGGATTCATGCTGCCGCTGCGGGGCAACGAGGCGTTGAGGCCGGTCGCCAACAAGCGGCGGCTGCAGCGCGCCATCGGCGTGATCTACCGTCCGGAGACGGAGCGCCAGAGCCACTACTTCGACACGCGCCTCGCGGACCAGTTCGACGCGATGATCCACATCGACGAGACCCATGCGCTGGAGCCGCTCGACCCGGAAGGGGCCTGGACCGGCATCGAAGCCCCCGAGACCTTCCCTTCGGGCGTGTGA
- a CDS encoding tannase/feruloyl esterase family alpha/beta hydrolase produces MKNLNPRHGLTVAALTALAGCAQLPTSKAPLATPVPLQQCEALAGMTIPASRIGLPTGGAVIATAQRAPEVAPYKDAEGEHLLPTPPRCVVQGRVLPVDPAAPPVQFAVNLPLTNWNGRALQSGGGGLGGVVITAPGNKASGRFDPNPLNVPYPITQGYATFGSDQGHVRGDFRFTRNEEAMRNWAYEEIKKTRDAAMAVIQAAYGRAPTHVFFSGESAGGREAMRAAQKFPDDYDGVIATSPVLSWYAIHLFDNNVRDKLIDGGMLDARAIKLVADRTRASCDAADGLRDGIVAKYLECPNDAAQLQCAAGQAAGSCLTPAQVGAVNALREPRAIGVPFANGITRVPGFGVTGDEDGAPWQWSFYAIGTEAPTRPLPPGMGFEPRRGAILNFGAFLIRHTIVQRDDFDPYNFDPRPHAARIMQLSQMFDATDPDLSRFASRGGKMIVVHPSADNAAPLTMAAEYYGSVVARLGQARTDSFMRLYVPPGGSHNAGNTSQVNALAMMEDWVLRGVTPPDAPVGYDLAIADMRFIRSMPACRFPAWPRYNGSGDPQQASSFTCVPRDDLKYVQQ; encoded by the coding sequence ATGAAGAACTTGAATCCGCGACACGGCCTGACCGTCGCTGCGCTGACCGCGCTCGCCGGCTGTGCGCAGCTTCCCACCAGCAAGGCGCCTCTCGCCACGCCCGTGCCCTTGCAGCAATGCGAAGCCCTCGCCGGCATGACGATCCCCGCCTCGCGCATCGGGCTGCCCACCGGCGGCGCGGTGATCGCCACGGCCCAGCGCGCCCCCGAAGTCGCGCCGTACAAGGATGCGGAGGGCGAGCACCTGCTGCCCACCCCGCCGCGCTGCGTGGTGCAGGGCCGCGTGCTGCCGGTCGATCCCGCCGCACCGCCGGTGCAGTTCGCCGTCAACCTGCCGTTGACCAACTGGAACGGCCGCGCGCTGCAGTCGGGCGGCGGCGGCCTGGGCGGCGTGGTCATCACGGCGCCGGGCAACAAGGCTTCGGGCCGCTTCGACCCCAACCCGCTCAACGTGCCGTACCCGATCACCCAGGGCTACGCCACCTTTGGCAGCGACCAGGGCCACGTGCGCGGCGACTTCCGCTTCACGCGCAACGAAGAGGCGATGCGCAACTGGGCCTACGAGGAGATCAAGAAGACACGCGACGCCGCCATGGCCGTGATCCAGGCCGCGTACGGCCGCGCGCCGACGCACGTGTTCTTCAGCGGCGAGTCCGCCGGTGGTCGCGAGGCGATGCGCGCGGCCCAGAAGTTCCCGGACGACTACGACGGCGTCATCGCCACTTCGCCCGTGCTGAGCTGGTACGCGATCCACCTGTTCGACAACAACGTGCGCGACAAGCTGATCGACGGCGGCATGCTCGATGCGCGCGCGATCAAGCTGGTGGCCGACCGCACGCGCGCGAGCTGCGATGCGGCGGACGGGTTGCGCGACGGTATCGTCGCGAAGTACCTGGAATGCCCCAACGACGCGGCGCAGCTGCAATGCGCAGCCGGCCAGGCCGCCGGCAGCTGCCTCACACCGGCGCAAGTGGGCGCCGTGAACGCGCTGCGCGAACCCCGCGCGATCGGCGTGCCGTTCGCCAACGGCATCACGCGCGTTCCCGGCTTCGGCGTGACGGGCGACGAGGACGGCGCGCCCTGGCAGTGGTCGTTCTATGCGATCGGCACCGAGGCGCCGACGCGCCCGCTGCCGCCGGGCATGGGCTTCGAGCCGCGGCGCGGCGCCATCCTCAACTTCGGCGCCTTCCTCATCCGGCACACCATCGTGCAGCGCGACGACTTCGATCCCTACAACTTCGACCCGCGTCCGCATGCCGCGCGAATCATGCAGCTGTCGCAGATGTTCGATGCGACCGATCCCGACCTTTCTCGCTTCGCGTCGCGCGGCGGGAAGATGATCGTGGTGCATCCCTCGGCCGACAACGCGGCGCCGCTCACCATGGCCGCCGAGTACTACGGCAGCGTCGTCGCCAGGCTCGGGCAGGCTCGCACCGACTCCTTCATGCGTCTGTACGTGCCGCCGGGTGGCAGCCACAACGCGGGCAACACCAGCCAGGTGAATGCGCTGGCCATGATGGAGGACTGGGTGCTGCGCGGCGTCACGCCGCCGGACGCGCCGGTGGGCTACGACCTGGCGATCGCGGACATGCGCTTCATCCGTTCCATGCCCGCCTGCCGCTTCCCGGCCTGGCCGCGCTACAACGGCAGCGGCGATCCGCAGCAGGCGTCGAGCTTCACCTGCGTGCCGCGGGACGACCTGAAGTACGTGCAGCAGTAA
- a CDS encoding ferritin-like domain-containing protein has product MNHGKEPSFFNSSRRESLFGAAAVLSAGAVAILAGRDVLAQGMKAGAPAEADVRILNTARAAELEAIAAYQLGAESGLLGAQAKALALEFQGHHKEHADVLASTVRKLGGQPAEPKARYAFATDKLKAEVDVLRFAAGLERGAVSAYLNAVPLFQDRALSQAAASILGDEAMHWAIFRQVLGEKPVVPGAFMS; this is encoded by the coding sequence ATGAACCACGGCAAGGAACCTTCTTTCTTCAACTCGTCGCGCAGGGAGTCCCTGTTCGGCGCCGCGGCGGTCCTGTCCGCGGGCGCGGTCGCCATCCTGGCCGGACGCGATGTGCTGGCCCAGGGCATGAAGGCCGGCGCACCGGCCGAGGCCGACGTGCGCATCCTCAACACCGCGCGGGCCGCCGAGCTCGAAGCGATCGCCGCCTACCAGCTGGGCGCCGAAAGCGGCCTGCTGGGCGCGCAGGCCAAGGCCCTCGCGCTCGAGTTCCAGGGCCACCACAAGGAGCATGCCGACGTGCTGGCGAGCACGGTGCGCAAACTCGGTGGCCAGCCGGCCGAGCCGAAGGCGCGCTACGCGTTCGCGACCGACAAGCTGAAGGCCGAGGTCGACGTGCTGCGCTTCGCGGCGGGCCTGGAGCGCGGCGCCGTCTCCGCCTACCTCAATGCCGTGCCGCTGTTCCAGGACCGCGCGCTGTCGCAGGCCGCCGCCAGCATCCTGGGCGACGAAGCCATGCACTGGGCGATCTTCCGGCAGGTGCTGGGCGAGAAACCCGTCGTGCCCGGCGCTTTCATGTCCTGA
- a CDS encoding RNA polymerase sigma factor — protein MNEQIRHLPAPEAAPPHVRDEQLLSDLRSGRADAFAQLMRRYNRMLFRAARGIVADDAEAQDAVQEGYLRAFLALDSYRGESSLRTWLTRIVINQALGQQRRLGRVVFLDETFPEDEEGAMSEQTPGRLGGIDPSTPEDAASNSELRRQLEAAIDLLPPIYRCVFILRAVEGLSVEDTASSLRVSADVVKTRYLRARGMLRLQLDTGAAEPLSNLHDFRGARCDEMVRQVLAKLRACGVVRDQ, from the coding sequence ATGAACGAGCAGATTCGACACCTGCCGGCGCCCGAGGCTGCGCCCCCGCATGTCCGCGATGAGCAACTGCTGTCGGACCTGCGATCGGGCCGGGCGGACGCCTTCGCGCAGCTCATGCGCCGCTACAACCGCATGCTGTTCCGCGCCGCGCGAGGCATCGTCGCCGACGACGCCGAGGCCCAGGACGCGGTACAGGAAGGCTACCTGCGCGCCTTCCTTGCGCTGGACAGCTACCGCGGCGAGTCGAGCCTGCGCACCTGGCTGACCCGCATCGTCATCAACCAGGCGCTGGGCCAGCAACGCAGACTGGGGAGAGTCGTTTTCCTGGACGAGACCTTCCCCGAGGACGAGGAGGGCGCGATGTCCGAACAGACTCCCGGCCGCCTGGGCGGCATCGATCCTTCGACGCCCGAGGATGCGGCCTCCAACAGCGAACTGCGGCGACAGCTCGAAGCCGCCATCGACCTGCTGCCGCCGATCTACCGCTGCGTGTTCATCCTGCGCGCGGTCGAGGGCCTCAGCGTCGAGGACACGGCATCGAGCCTGCGCGTGTCGGCCGACGTGGTGAAGACGCGCTACCTGCGCGCCCGCGGGATGCTGCGCCTGCAGCTGGACACCGGCGCGGCCGAGCCGCTGTCGAACCTGCATGACTTCCGCGGCGCGCGCTGCGACGAGATGGTCCGGCAGGTGCTCGCGAAGCTGCGTGCCTGCGGCGTCGTCCGCGATCAATAG